One segment of Nostoc flagelliforme CCNUN1 DNA contains the following:
- a CDS encoding phage tail tape measure protein produces MSLVGSAEVRVALNRAQLERDVTQVETLIRNLGTRQAVIQLNATSARQALADITTRAERLAGQISRAQAVGVDTRAARERLEELARLSERIGNRIRQQESLNINSSRARQELTELRQQAERLSGRIREANRVSVDTSGARRALQLLGEEAQRTTRDLGQGLIKGLSGVESFESLGRGIGQNIGSGIRQGLTSAISSVVDTTRNIIGSSLNASRQFSGSIRSFAALSGDDPNSAAIKGVREEVEKLAIATTKTPQQIAGAAIELTKLGFGAKETKKELAGLVQLSEATGSSIEKAASIVGATNNVFQRSAKDIADIVAATANSTAADANDFLQAVSKAGGVAKSNNQDLETLATAFGLIRNAGFEAEAAATAVKTAINRLAAPNPKGQEALTQLGVQIRDETTKEMRNLIQLVPDFRAALGKVDPGTRSKLTKTIFGDEGGPAFLALLATSQEKIDSTYQTIRNSSGRAAETSEKLVKGLDGELKRFEGSVGLLQVRLGDAFAPAAESVVAFGNKVTNNLLTTEGLFGSITSAAQEFGDELANNSELAEQVESALGLAIEELSKQGITIIKEFTETLRENPRLLADMVSGTAELVKFLAQAAKFVTDIASGLSAGKRELDILYSVGGTEGEGSRQAIRGMGGTQQEVSEFDKELEKRLTAANLPTQDFGIIGPARGRYDKIVGDTAAVFQDRIIARNREQQKQKATEDAAAQSDAARIPTLAASAKAAATEAAKPPVVKAAQTTAKDALKQEASAASKAKAGIDSREAAGILSVKQSQLKGDIDPEQAQEKITKIQTKANQEELVAQQEHLKRLQGLKAKGVIDSAKYGEEELKSTKQISTLKAQILEAELKERDNNNRRILENLDRANKQATAAIAASASARILIVKQQLANQEITEKQAAERILKIHQDITASDIQLLNKQLADVDKLEKSKVITAKQATDKRIELQSQLAAKNQELVDQEIEGQKRIRDEAIQTIDDRIAGDKRRSDAAITNLDAEQKRLVDFAQKADEITKSLIESRAGLDKAVTDAELNSGQIAIDRTNRALDARKQADEKDIEPKVKGRLEGEIKRLGFKSGDTELDILAKRQEQEDKLAQTKLKALEQEQKLKRALEEQDIRRLQYAEKQADIEARKGLLAAKQAQNEAKGALSTAEALAPGKERDNAIANAKEQIAISSEGTKLAEEAVGLAKDQTAAVKEIVESKREALKIDQQSAREQFNAAEEARKSAQREESAQAISRNPDAYIPKYLINNQGDGIKASAPTGGDSELYLPPKSKSKNDPAYAVPQKTNSLRDQLEMQPDKSFLEKYLPPPNTKAGDILEQSKGAIPQNQAGLFFDSAPIVAEIQKLNSNITALASRPTTLQVSSPTPVTTDALQEGTDITGTSMPAGGTSGRGWLSAIWKLLSDRFPASVNGKIPVTTDALQEGTDINSAVMPAGGASGRGWLSAIWKLLSDRLMPAGTLASYLGNSNGATLKVTPGTIYAFTCSNNNSVVRYFQIFDKSTPPTSGDIPIIQFPTGTNDALLIIGQDILGGAGITLPTAVSWGFSSTRLVYTPATASDCSATVRWS; encoded by the coding sequence ATGAGCTTAGTCGGGTCTGCTGAAGTTCGCGTGGCGCTTAACAGAGCGCAACTTGAGCGCGATGTTACTCAAGTTGAAACTCTGATTCGCAACCTTGGCACCCGACAAGCAGTAATTCAACTCAACGCCACATCCGCAAGACAGGCGTTAGCCGATATTACTACTAGAGCAGAAAGACTGGCTGGGCAAATCAGCCGTGCCCAAGCAGTGGGCGTCGATACTAGAGCCGCAAGAGAACGATTAGAAGAACTAGCAAGGCTCTCCGAGAGAATTGGCAATCGGATTCGTCAGCAAGAATCGCTCAACATTAATAGCTCGCGGGCCAGGCAAGAATTAACAGAACTTCGACAGCAAGCAGAAAGACTCTCCGGGCGGATTCGTGAAGCGAATCGCGTTTCTGTTGATACCTCTGGAGCTAGGCGTGCCCTCCAATTGTTAGGGGAGGAAGCCCAAAGAACCACCAGAGACTTGGGTCAAGGACTCATCAAAGGGCTTTCAGGCGTGGAATCTTTTGAAAGTCTAGGGCGTGGCATCGGGCAAAATATCGGAAGTGGCATTCGCCAAGGGCTAACTAGCGCCATCAGTTCAGTCGTAGATACCACACGCAATATCATTGGCTCTAGCCTGAACGCTTCTCGACAATTTTCTGGCTCAATTCGCTCCTTCGCTGCATTGTCTGGAGACGATCCAAATAGTGCGGCAATCAAAGGCGTGCGGGAGGAAGTCGAAAAGCTAGCGATCGCCACCACTAAAACTCCACAGCAAATTGCCGGAGCAGCGATCGAACTGACAAAACTGGGCTTTGGTGCCAAGGAAACCAAAAAAGAACTAGCAGGACTGGTTCAGTTATCGGAAGCAACCGGCTCAAGCATAGAAAAAGCCGCCAGTATCGTCGGTGCTACCAACAACGTGTTCCAGCGCTCCGCCAAAGATATTGCCGACATCGTAGCCGCAACTGCCAACTCTACAGCAGCTGATGCCAACGACTTCCTCCAAGCTGTTTCCAAAGCGGGCGGTGTAGCCAAAAGTAATAACCAAGACTTAGAAACGCTAGCTACAGCATTCGGCTTGATTAGAAACGCTGGGTTTGAGGCTGAAGCGGCTGCTACAGCAGTAAAGACCGCCATCAACCGATTGGCTGCCCCAAACCCCAAAGGGCAGGAAGCTCTCACACAATTGGGAGTGCAAATTCGGGACGAGACAACCAAGGAGATGCGGAACCTCATACAATTGGTTCCCGACTTCCGTGCAGCTTTAGGAAAAGTAGACCCCGGCACTCGCAGCAAACTGACTAAAACTATTTTCGGCGATGAAGGCGGGCCAGCATTCTTGGCGCTACTTGCTACAAGCCAGGAAAAGATTGATTCCACTTACCAAACTATCCGCAATTCTTCAGGGCGGGCTGCCGAAACTAGCGAAAAGCTAGTCAAAGGGCTTGACGGGGAACTCAAACGATTTGAAGGCTCTGTTGGTTTACTACAAGTTCGGCTTGGGGACGCATTTGCTCCAGCCGCCGAAAGTGTGGTGGCTTTTGGAAATAAAGTAACGAATAATCTTCTTACAACAGAGGGATTATTCGGCAGCATCACATCAGCCGCTCAAGAGTTTGGCGATGAATTAGCAAACAACTCAGAACTAGCAGAGCAAGTAGAGTCAGCACTAGGACTAGCGATAGAAGAGTTGAGCAAGCAAGGAATTACCATAATCAAGGAATTCACCGAAACTCTGCGCGAAAACCCCCGACTCTTGGCAGACATGGTTTCAGGGACAGCAGAGCTTGTAAAATTCCTAGCTCAAGCAGCAAAATTTGTTACAGACATAGCTTCAGGACTTTCAGCCGGAAAAAGAGAGCTAGACATCCTCTACAGTGTCGGTGGTACAGAGGGCGAAGGATCGAGACAAGCCATTCGCGGCATGGGCGGCACCCAACAGGAAGTTTCTGAATTTGATAAGGAGCTAGAAAAGCGACTAACTGCTGCCAATCTTCCAACTCAGGACTTTGGAATTATTGGGCCAGCCAGAGGCAGATACGACAAAATTGTTGGCGACACAGCAGCCGTTTTCCAAGACAGAATTATTGCCAGAAATCGGGAACAGCAGAAGCAGAAAGCTACCGAGGATGCTGCTGCTCAATCTGATGCAGCCCGCATACCAACACTAGCCGCCTCAGCCAAAGCCGCCGCTACTGAAGCAGCTAAACCCCCTGTCGTCAAAGCCGCTCAAACAACCGCCAAAGATGCACTTAAACAAGAAGCAAGTGCCGCATCTAAGGCGAAAGCTGGGATTGATTCGCGTGAGGCAGCAGGCATCCTCAGTGTCAAGCAGTCCCAACTAAAAGGTGACATCGACCCAGAACAAGCTCAAGAGAAAATCACCAAAATCCAAACAAAGGCAAATCAGGAGGAACTTGTAGCACAGCAAGAACACCTCAAAAGGCTTCAAGGACTGAAAGCTAAGGGGGTAATTGATTCCGCCAAATATGGCGAAGAGGAGCTAAAAAGCACCAAGCAAATTAGCACTTTAAAAGCCCAAATCCTGGAAGCAGAACTCAAAGAACGTGACAACAACAACAGGCGCATTTTAGAAAATTTAGACCGCGCCAACAAGCAAGCGACTGCTGCGATCGCCGCCAGCGCCAGTGCCAGGATTTTGATAGTAAAGCAGCAGCTGGCAAATCAAGAAATTACTGAAAAGCAGGCTGCTGAACGAATCCTCAAAATCCATCAAGATATAACAGCATCCGACATCCAGTTGCTCAACAAGCAATTGGCAGATGTGGACAAGTTGGAGAAATCCAAGGTCATCACTGCCAAACAGGCTACCGACAAACGCATAGAGCTACAATCCCAACTTGCGGCTAAAAATCAGGAATTAGTTGACCAAGAAATCGAGGGTCAGAAGCGCATCCGTGACGAAGCGATTCAAACAATCGATGACAGGATTGCTGGCGACAAACGTCGGTCTGATGCGGCGATCACTAACCTCGACGCTGAACAAAAACGACTTGTCGATTTTGCTCAAAAAGCAGACGAAATTACCAAGAGTTTGATCGAAAGCCGAGCAGGACTGGACAAAGCTGTAACCGATGCCGAGTTAAACAGCGGACAGATTGCGATTGACCGAACCAATCGCGCACTAGATGCTCGCAAGCAAGCCGACGAGAAAGACATAGAACCAAAGGTCAAAGGCAGGCTCGAAGGCGAGATTAAGAGGCTAGGCTTCAAATCTGGAGATACAGAGTTAGATATTTTGGCGAAACGTCAAGAACAGGAAGACAAGCTAGCTCAAACTAAACTCAAAGCTTTAGAGCAAGAACAAAAGCTGAAACGGGCACTAGAAGAACAAGACATCAGGCGATTGCAATACGCCGAAAAACAAGCTGATATTGAGGCAAGGAAGGGACTCCTTGCAGCGAAGCAGGCTCAGAACGAGGCTAAAGGGGCACTATCGACAGCAGAAGCATTGGCTCCAGGAAAGGAGCGAGACAATGCAATTGCGAACGCCAAAGAGCAAATAGCTATTTCGTCCGAAGGAACCAAGCTAGCTGAGGAAGCTGTGGGGTTAGCCAAAGACCAAACTGCCGCAGTCAAAGAAATCGTCGAAAGCAAGCGTGAAGCTCTGAAAATAGACCAGCAATCAGCCAGAGAACAATTCAATGCGGCTGAAGAGGCACGAAAGAGTGCCCAGAGGGAAGAATCAGCCCAAGCTATCTCCCGCAATCCAGACGCTTACATCCCTAAATATCTAATTAACAATCAGGGAGATGGCATTAAAGCATCTGCACCAACCGGAGGGGACAGCGAACTATATCTTCCTCCTAAATCTAAATCAAAAAATGATCCGGCATACGCAGTCCCACAAAAAACGAACTCGTTAAGAGATCAACTGGAAATGCAGCCTGACAAGTCCTTTCTAGAAAAATATCTCCCGCCACCTAACACCAAGGCTGGGGACATCTTGGAGCAAAGCAAAGGAGCTATACCCCAAAACCAAGCGGGCTTATTTTTCGATTCCGCCCCAATCGTGGCTGAAATCCAAAAGCTAAATTCAAACATTACTGCTTTGGCTTCCCGTCCTACAACTTTGCAAGTCTCCAGCCCTACGCCTGTAACCACTGACGCACTTCAAGAAGGCACAGACATTACTGGTACTTCCATGCCCGCTGGTGGCACAAGTGGCAGAGGTTGGTTATCAGCAATCTGGAAACTTTTAAGCGATCGGTTTCCGGCTTCAGTAAATGGCAAGATTCCTGTAACCACTGACGCCCTTCAAGAAGGCACAGACATTAATAGTGCAGTCATGCCTGCTGGCGGTGCTAGTGGCAGAGGCTGGTTATCAGCAATTTGGAAACTTCTCAGCGATCGGTTAATGCCCGCTGGCACACTTGCTAGCTACCTGGGGAACAGTAATGGGGCGACCTTAAAAGTCACACCTGGAACTATTTATGCCTTCACTTGCAGCAACAACAATTCAGTAGTCCGATACTTTCAGATATTTGATAAATCAACGCCTCCTACTTCAGGCGATATCCCGATTATCCAATTTCCAACCGGAACAAATGATGCCTTACTAATAATTGGGCAAGATATTTTAGGCGGTGCTGGAATTACTCTGCCAACTGCTGTTTCTTGGGGATTTAGTAGTACTAGGTTAGTCTACACCCCTGCTACTGCAAGCGATTGTAGCGCAACAGTGAGGTGGTCATAA